The genomic segment CGGACGGCCACCAATATCGGGAAGATGCGCGATCGATCCCGCATAGGCCACCACTTTGCCGTTCTTGAAGATCGGTGTGATCATCGTCACGTCGGGAAGGTGCCCGGTGCCGATTTCCGGATCGTTGGTAGCGAGAACGTCGCCCTCTTCGAGCTTGTCAACCGGAAACTTCGGCAGGAAGTACTGCTGCGCTGCGGCCGGAAGCGAGCTGATGAAGACCGGGATTGACCAGGTACACTGTGCGAGTGCACGTCCGCGGCTGTCCATCAGCACCGTCACGTAATCGTGGTTCTCACGTACGATCGGTGAGAAGGCGGTCCGGCCGAGGGCGTTGTCGGCCTGATCGGCGATGAAGATCAGGCGATTCCACATGACCTGCAGGTTGATCGGGTCGTTAAAATCGGGCGTTGACTTCGACATGATACTGCCCCTTACAGGATGTTGATGACGAGGTTGCCGTTGGCGTCGACGTGCGCCGTGCCGCTCGGCCCGACCACGGCGGTCGACTCGCGCTGCTCAACGATGGCAGGCCCCTGGATCGGCTCGTCCACCGGCAAGCGGTAATGATCGTAGACCGGCGTTGCCACAAAGGCGCCGAGCTCGTGGAAATAGACCTCACGATGTCCCTTGAGGGCATCGGCGACGTCGGTGTGATGCGGACGGGTAACTTGGTCCTTCTCACCGCTGGCTCGCAGGCGCCAGGTGATCACTTCGACCGGGGCGGACACGGTGCGTCCGAACAGCTCGCGATAGAGCTTGTAGAAGTTATCGAGCAACTGCTTCAGGAACTCATCCTTTGGCAGGCTGCGATCCGGCAGTTGGACGGTGATCTCATAACCCTGGCCGATATGGCGCATGTCGACCGTATAGCGGTTGGTGATCGTGTCCTTGGAGACGCCACCAGCACTGACGACCTCGGACCCTTGAGCCGCGAGATCGTCGAGAACCTGGTTCATGACCTCCATGTCCCAGCTGTCGATTGCCATCGGATGGCTCGCTGACAGGTCGACTGCGACCGGTGCAATCAGGAGGCCGATCGCCGATGTCACGCCGGCGCCCGTTGGGCAGATGATCCGCTTGATGCCGAGCTTGCGGGCGATGCCGTAGGCATGGACCGGGCCGGCGCCGCCGAATGCCACCATGGGCAGCGAGCGCGGGTCGACCCCGAGATCCGTCGCGTGCATGGCGGCAGCCTTGCTCATGGATTCGTTGACGAGGTCGTGGATGCCCCAGGCGCAGCGCTCGACGCTGACGCCGAGATCGTTTGCGAGCTTCTCTATGGCTGTGCGAGCTGCGTCTTTCGAGACCTTGAACGAGCCACCGACAAACGACTCGACCCCCATATAGCCAAGCAAAATGTCGGCATCGGTTACCGTCGGTTCCGTGCCGCCGCGTTGATAGGCAGCTGGGCCTGGCAGAGCTCCGGCCGACCGCGGGCCGACATCGAGCAGGCCGAGCGGGTTTTTGGCCGCGATGGAGCCGCCGCCGGCGCCGATCTCGATCATCTGGATCGATTGGATCTTCAATGGGAAGCCCGATCCCTTGCGGAAGCGCTGGTAGTGAGCCACCTCTAACTCGGTGCCGACAGTCGGCTCGCCATGCGGGATCAGGCAAAGCTTGGCGGTCGTGCCGCCCATGTCGAAGGACAGCACGCTTCCCTCGCCGGCGATCCGGCCGAACTCTGCGGCGGCGACCGCCCCTGCGGCCGGGCCGGACTCGATCAGGCGCACCGGCAGCTCGGCGGCGCGCCGGCTCGGGACCAATCCACCCGAGGATGTCATCCAGAGAACCTGGCGGTCGATGCCCTTCTTGGCGAACTCGCGTTGGAGATGGGCCACATGGCCGGACATCTGCGGCCGGGTATAGGCATTGACGACGGTCGTCGAGGCGCGGTCGAATTCCCGAACCTCCGGACAGACTTCCGAAGACAGCGACACGAAGATGTCCGGGTCCTCCTCACGCAGGAGAGCCGCAACGCGCTGCTCGTGCTGCGGATATTTGTAGGCGTGCAGCAGGCAGACGGCGACGGAGCGGATGCCCTTCTCCTTGAGCCTGCCGGCAATCTCACGGACGGTCTCTTCCTTCAGCTCCGTGATGACGTCGCCGCTGGCGGCGATGCGTTCGTCCACGCCGAAGCTGTTTGCCCGGCTGACAAGCGGATCGGGATACTTGATGTTCAAGTCATAGAGATCGTAACGGCCCTCATTCCGGATGCGCAGCATGTCCCGGAAGCCGTCTGTCGTGATGAAGCCGGTCTCGACGCCCTTGCGTTCCAGAACCGCGTTCGTGACGACCGTGGTCGCACCCAGAACCTGGAGGTTTTCGAGGGAGATCGATTGCCCGAATTGCTCGAGCAGTTCTGTGACACCCTGCACCACAGCCTCTGCTGGGTTCTTTGGAGTGCTCAGGACCTTGTGGAGGTGAAGGTCGCCGTCGTCGTCCAGGAGGGCGAAATCCGTGAAGGTTCCCCCGGTGTCGAAAGCCAGTTTTGCCATGTTTCCCTCGAGCGAGCAGGCGACGCTTGGCGTCGTTCCAGCGAATTTGGCCAAGCCAAATTTCCATGTCATCGGTGAGGTTAGGCGAAGGATTCCGCGGTCGCCAACACAACTACGGTCTGCCGCTATAGCCTTTCTTTATAGCGTCCGGATAAAGTGACGCCGGCATTGTCAACCACACGCAGCTTTTCCTTGGAAGGCAGGCCTCGCGTGAGACTCTGGCTGCAAAACCAGTAGTGGGAGCGGGAGGTTGCGATGGAAGCATCAGTGCGCGAGGCGCTGTCGGGCGTCGCTACGGTGCAGGACGTGATCAAAGCCTTCAAGGACGAGGATCATTGCCGACGGCCACTCGAAGCCATGGTCTGGCCAACCGGACGGATTTGCTTGGCTGCAACTATCGTTCCTCCATCGTCTTGATGGGCCGGGAGAATAGGAAGCGGGCCTGGCCCGGACTCTACCAATGCTCAAACGGCACTTGCCGATTTCGGTTCATCGTCACGACACGAACACCTTTACACGCGACGAGGCGGTCGCTTCAGATGTGGCTGATACTACAGTCGGACAAAGACATCTTCTCTATCCGCTTGGTGGAAGCCCACGGCATCAGCGCGCCGACGGCTTGGCGTATGGCCGATGCCCTGCGCCTGATGGCGCGGCACGAGCAGGCGCTGGATGGCGTGGTCGAACAACGGCCTCGATGTGGGTGGCAAGCCGCAGAGGGAGCCGAACTATGTTTCACTAGGACATGGCCCCAAAGACCACCTTAAGACCTTGAAAACGGTGGCGCTCGTGGCTGTGCAGCGGCCGCCGGATCAAAGCATTGGTGCATGCGCCGGTAAGACTCGGGCAGTAGTGATCGAGGATTTGTTCGAATTCGAGGCCGATCGCGCCCTCACGGAGTCTGTCGATCCCAGCGCACATCTAATGAATGATGAATGGAAGGCGTGTATCTCTGGACAGTGCCTTGGCAGCCCATGACGCCGTCTACTATGAGGCTTGCGACTACGCCTGCGACCGGCTCACATCAACTCCGCGGAAGAATCCGCCGCGCCGTCCCAACGGTCGACCCTGTCAGCCCGCATCTGGCGGATTTCTATTTCCACGAGAGCGGCTTTCGGTTGTGGTCTCAGCGGGTCGTCACAGGGCAAGCGTGCCGGTGGGCGCGCTAAGGGCATAAGATTACTAAGACCCTATTGGCGCGGGTTCCACAAGCGTTGCAGCTTTCAGCAGCCTTCCGCTCAGCCGTGGGGCGTGAGATGCGCCGAACAAAGCGGGTGGGATCGATCTGCGAAAGGAGCTGTCTTCGGTTGATAATGCCGAGTGACGCTTAGGCCGACCGTATGCCTTGATGGAGATCACGCATCAGCCTTTCAACCGTGGCAAGCAGGACCGATCGGGCCGCCAAGGCTGGCTCGGACAGCGGGAGATGATCGGAGGTGCACAGGGATACGGTGGCCTCGATCACGGGCCGCACGAGTCGTCTGACCTGGGCACCGGCGAAGCTTGCGGTCTCGGTCGCCACTGAGGCAGGAAGAATGGTCGAACCCAAGCCATCCAGCACCGCGGCGCTGAGGGCCGGAACGGACTCGATCTCGGCCGCAACTTCGGGCATGACCCGCGCCCGCGACAGAGCCTCGTCGATCAGCCGACGAAGCAGATGGCTCTTGCTCGGCAGCAGAAGTGGAACACCATTCAAAGCTGAAAGGGGCAAAGGCTCACCGGCTTCGCCGGGGAGCTCCAGCCCAGAAGGCGAGACGAGGAACATCTCCTCGCGGAAGAGCGGCTGAAGGGTCACGCCCTTCATCGGGTCCGCCGAATAAATGAGCGCCATGTCCATCTTGCCGGTCATGATCAGTTCGCTCAGGATATGCCCGAAGCTGTCATTGATGTGGATAACGATCCGCGGATGCTGGACCTTCATCTCCTTCAGCAGCGGCAACGAAAGGGCGCTCGAACTTGAATAGGTCGCAAGCCCAATGGAAACCCGACCGGCTACCGTTGTAGCTGACAGATTGATATCGATCTGAGCCTGCTCGATCTGCTTGAGCATCAACTGGGCATGCCGGTAGAGAACGAGGCCTGCCTCCGTTGGAGCAATGCCGACGTTGCTGCGGATCAGAAGTTTGTGGTTGAAATGGGCTTCGAGCGACGCGATCTGCTGCGAAAGCGCCGGCTGTGCCGTGCGCAGGACACTGGCTGCACGCGACATGCTGCCAGTGTCAACGATCTTAACAAAGCTTTTCAGTTTTCTGAAGTCGACGCTCATCGTTCCAGGCTCTTTCCTGCCAAAACTAGAGCATTGCGCGGGAAGGGCGCAATCCCCTTCCTGCCAGGCCGGAGCAGTTATTGGAGCGCTGCGACGGCGGTCTCGATGCGGTCGCAGCCAGCCTTGATCACCTCCATCGACGTGGCAATCGACAGCCGAAAATAAGGCGAGAGGCCATAGGCGGCTCCTTGCAGTGCAGCAACGCCAACGCCGTCCAGCAGATAGAGGACGAAATCGAGATCGTTCTCGATAACCTTTCCTTCCGGTGTCTTTCGCCCGATTACGCCCGAGCAGTTTGGAAATAGGTAAAAAGCGCCCGCCGGCGGGAGGCAGGAAAGACCCAGTATCGCATTGAGACGCGCACAGGCATAGTCGCGGCGTTCCTTGTAGACCTTCACGCTCTCAGTGACGAAGGCTTGATCCTCGGTCAGCGCGTAGGCGGCGGCTGCCTGGCTCACCGAGGAGGGACAAGAGGACATCTGGGATTGGAGCTTGTTAATAGCTGCAACGAGCGGCTCGGGGCCGGCAGCGTAGCCGATCCGCCACCCCGTCATAGCGTAGGACTTTGATACGCCGTTCGTGAGCAGGACACGATTCTTTAACGCGGGAACCGCCGCGACAAGAGTCGTTGTCGGCTCGTCCTCGAACCAGACCTGATCGTAAATGTCATCCGACAGCACGAGCACGTGAGGATGACGCGACAGAACCTCGCCTAAGGCCTCGAGTTCGGCCCGGCTGTAGGCGGCACCTGTGGGGTTTGAGGGTGTGTTCAGGATGAGCCACAAAGTTTTCGGTGTGATGGCGTCTTCAAGGGCCTCCGGAGTAAGCTTGAATCCCTTCTCTTGCGGGCATTCCACGATGATCGGCTTGCCTTCATTGGCAATGACCATGTCTGGGTAGGAGACCCAGTAGGGAGCCGGAATGATAACTTCGGCGTCGTTCTCCACGCTCGCCATCAGAGCCAGGAAGAGGATTTGCTTGGCGCCGCCGCCGACACAAATCTCGCTGTCTCGGTAGGAAAGACCGAGCCGACGTTGGTAATCACTGATGATGGCTTTCCGCAATGCCGGCGTTCCGTTGACGGCTGTGTACTTGGTTTCGCCCCGGTCGATTGCGGCATGGGCGGCCGCCTTGACGTTCTCTGGTGTATCGAAGTCCGGTTCGCCTACCGTCAGGTCGACGATATCGCGGCCGGCTGCCTTGAGCTCGCGCGCACGCGCCGAAGCCGCCGTGCTGGGTGAGATTTTGATGCGCGAGACGCGGGAAGCAGGCACGAAGTTGCTCATGAGATTGTTCTTTATGTGATCGGACTGAAGTGTGGCTGGAAGATACGGCAGATCTAATGGATCGCTTCCGTCTCGCCCCGCATCTTCCCGGTCAGGAAAAGTTCGCCGAGTTCGTCGTGGGTAATGTCCGTCGGCCGACCATCCCAGATTACCTTGCCAAGACGAAGGATGATGGCACGCTCTGCGACTTCCATCGCCTTCTTGGTATTCTGCTCGACGAGTAAGATCGTCTGACCTGACGCATGTAACCGGAGGAGCTCGTTGAAGACGACACCGATCGCGGCGGGCGACAGGCCGACGGACGGCTCATCGACCAAAAGGATCTTCGGCCTTTGGAGCACAGCCATCGCGACTTCCAGGAGTTGCTGCTCGCCACCGGACATGTTGCCAGCGAGCGTCGCGCGGCGCGTCTTCAGGATTGGGAAGAGATCGTAGACATAATCGCGGTCGGTTTTGACCTGGCTGTCGCGCAGGGTGTAGGCCGCCATTTGCAGGTTCTCGTCCACCGTCATGACCGGGAAATTGCATCGGCCCTGTGGCACGAAGGAGATGCCCTCGCCAAGGATCGCTCGCGATTTGTATCCGGCGATATTCTTACCCTGCCAGCTGATGCTGCCCTCTTTGATCGTGGTCATGCCATAGAGCGTCTTGAGCAGGGTAGACTTCCCGGCTCCGTTTGGTCCCATGAGGGCCACAAACTGACCCTGCGGCACGTCCAGGTCGACCCCGTTCAGGATGTCGAGTGAGCCGTAGCCAGCGCGTAGGTTCTTGATGGAAAGGTTTGAATCAGCCACCGAGATAGGCCTCCCTCACCTGCTGGTTCTGAACGATGCTCTGGGGTGTGCCTTCGGCAAGCTTGCGGCCCTGGTCGAGGACGACAACCCGTTCGCAGATACTGGTGACGACGTCGATGTTGTGCTCGATCACGAGGAAGCTCACGCCGAGGGATTTGTTGGCGTAGTTAATCGTCTCGACGACACGTTCGATGATCTTGGGGTTGATGCCCGCCATGGGCTCGTCGAGAAGAACGATTTTGGGCTCCGGCATCAGCATGGAGGCAAACTGGATGAGCTTCTGCTGCCCGCCGGAAAGGTTGCCCGCCGGCATATGGCGAACGTCCCACAGCCCAGCCATCCGGATGAGCTCGCGAGCCCTCTCCCGCAGGGCCGCGACGCGCTGGCGCGACATCCGTCCGAGGCTGAAGGTCGAGAGCAGGCTTGGGAATGTGAACATCTGACCGGCGATGATCAGATTTTCCTCAACATCGAGCGCCTTGAACACGACCGTCTTCTGAAACGAACGCAGCATCCGGCCCTCGCGGGCGATGCGGTTGAGAGACCAGCCCGTGATATCCTGCCCATCCAGAGTGACCTTGCCCGAGTCAGGCTTGCCGAGGCCGGTGCTGCAGTCAAAGAAGGTCGACTTGCCGGAGCCATTCGGTCCGATGAGCCCGCAGATCTCACCACGATGAATGTGAATACTCACATCGTTGACGGCTTTCACGGCACCATATGATTTCGTGAGGTTCGAGATTTCGAGGATTGGCAGGGTGCTCATTTCACACCTCCGACAAAGGACCAGAATCGGTTGAGAAGTGGGGCGAAGCCCTTCTTGAACCAAAAGACTAGGATCAGAAGACAGAACCCGTAGGCGATCATCCGCAGCTCCGGGGCCACACGGAGCGCTTCCGACAAGCCGACAAAGAGAAGGCTGCCGAACACCACGCCAGAGATCGTTCCAGCGCCGCCGCCGAGCACGATGATCAGCATCGTGGTCGAATAGTACATCTGGAAGGTGAGCGGGCTGACCACTGTCAGATAATGGGCGTAGATGCTGCCGCCGACGCCGGCAAAGACCGCGCTGAGCATGAAGACGATCAGCTTGTAGCGCCAGGTCGGCACGCCGACGGACTCCGCCAGCGTCTCGTTCTCGCGGATGGCGATCATGTTGCGCCCGGCTGGGGAGCGGACGATGGCCCAGACGGCGAGGGTCGCGAGAACCGCCACGGCGAGCGTGAGATAATAGAACCCGGTTGTGCCGGAGACCGTAAACGACGCCGGCCCCAGGGCGAAATGCGGCTTCGGGATGCTGGAAAGGCCCATGTCTCCACGCGTCACGCTGATCCAGTTCTTGGCGATCGCCTGACCGATGATGACGAATCCGAGCGTACACATGACGAAGGAGGTCGCCCGAAGCCTCAGTGCCGGGATCCCGAGCGGAAGAGCGATCAGGCCAGCCATCAAGCCGGCAGCGACAAGGTTGACGTAGAAAGGTGTCCCGTAATGAACCGCCAGAAGACCAGCGGTATAGGCGCCGATGCCGAAGAATGCGGCCTGAGCCAGCGATAGGAGCCCTGTATAACCAACCAGAAGATTGAGCCCATGGGCCGGGAGGAGGAAGATTAAGGCAATGATAATAGCGTGAAGCGCATAGGAGCCGATCAGGAACGGGGTGGATAGCGCCACGATTGCGACGAGGGTCGCCAGCGGCAGCCGCAAATCGCGGCGTCGCACCTTAGATGTCGGCTCAGCGAGAGACGTCTCGCGCGTTGTTTGGGTGAGAGACATAGGGTGTCCTCAGAGTTCGAGAGAAGTTCGGCAATGCCGTCAAAAACGTGCTTCCGTGGAAAACAGGCCGTAGGGCCGCCACATCAGCGTCAGGATCAGGGTCACAAACCCGACCGTGTCACGGAACTGCAGGCCGACATAGGTTGCGACCAGACTCTCGGCGATGCCGAGGAGCATAGCAGCAAAGAATGTGCCCCGGACGTTCCCGAGACCGCCCATGATGATGATCGGGAGGGTCTTGAACGTGATGAGCTCACCCATCCCGCCATAGACATTGACGTTGACGGGCGCAGTCAGCACTCCGGACAGAGCCGCAAGCGCCGCGCCGAGAATAAAGGTTCGCAGTACGACTTGCGGCACATCGATCCCGACGACCTCGCAGCATTCGATGTTCTGCGAGACCGCCCGCATGGACTTTCCCATGCGGCTGTACGTCACCATCAGTTCAAGGCCGATGAAAACGAGCGCACAAACGACAAGGATGAGGATGCGTTGCTGAGCCAGGGTGAAACCCAGAACCGAAACCGGTTCGATGTATCCACCTGAGAAGAACTTGTAGCCGCCGCCAAAGACGAGGATGACGGTGTTCTGGAGGATGAGGGCGATGCCGAGGGTGGCGAGCACCCCGGCCTCTGCCGGGGCGCCGACCATGCGCTGCATCACGAGCCTGCCGACGGCATAGGCTATGACGATCGTGGCCAGAATCCCGACGACGATCGACGCTTCATAGGACAGTTCAAGGTAATCGATGGCGAACCATGCCCCGAACGTCCCAAGCATATAGTATTCGCCGTGAGCGAAGTTGATTGCCCGTAGAACACCGAAGATCATCGTCATGCCGACAGCAACGATCGCATAGACAGAGCCTGTTACGATGCCGTTGATGATCTGTTCTGCAAAAGTGGAGAACATGGCCTCATCCTTCGACGCTTTTACGGTGCTGGATACTGGATTTCAGCCGTATAGGCGCCCTTGATGCTGGGCTTTCCGCCTTCGATCTGAAGCAGGATCATCGGCAGCCGGGCTTGGTTGTGATTGTCGAACGTGACTTCGCCGACAGCACTGTCATACTTGATCTTGGACAGCGCATCACGAACCTTCTCACGGTCTGGGCTTCCGGCTTCTTTGATGGCCTGCGCCAGGAGATGAACCGTCTCCCAATGCACGTAGGCGTGGTTGTTGGGCCCTTCCTTGTTGGCCGCCGTGAACTTTTCGACGAAAGCTTTGCTCTTGGGCGAGTCCCAGGCCGGCAGCCATGCCGCGGCTTCTACGGCCCCTTCCATGGCACGCGGTGCGGCCTTGATATTCGATGGGGTGTTGAATTCGGCGTTCCCAATCAGCGGCACCTTGCCGGCGAGCCCGACTTCGGTCATCTGCCGCGCGATGATCGGGGTTGTGTCGGCAAGACCATACAAGATGATGGCTTGAGCGCCGGCATCGCGGATTTTTGCCAAAACGCTGCGGAAATCGACTTCACCCTCTTTGTAGTAGTCTTCTGTCAGGATTTGTCCCTTGAACTGGGGCAGATACTTCTTCGTAAACTCGATGGCGGAACGGCCATAGTCGCTGTCGACCGAAAGAACGGAGAACTTCGTGAGCCCACGTTGCTCGGCGGCATACTTTGCGACGATCAGGGCGCGGTTCTCGTCGGTTGGGTAGTTGCGGAAGGTCCACTTATAGCCGCCGACCCCGGCCCCATAGGTGATCTTGGGATTTGAGGAGGCTGCGTTGAGGAGAAGAATTCGAGCGTCCTCTGCAACGGGCTGCATGGCGAGAGTGACGGAACTGGAAACGTCACCAATAATGAAATCGACCTTGTCGCTGTCGATCAGGCGGCGGGTTGCTGAAACACCCTCAACAGGCGTACCTTGGCTGTCGCCCGAGACGAGTTCAATTTTTCGGCCATCCACGCCCCCGGCATCGTTGATCTCCTTTACGGCGAGTTGTGCGCCGCGCATCGAGAACGAGCCATAGCGGGCGTTAGGCCCGCTCATCGGCGCCACGAGGCCGAGTTTGATACTTTCTCCCGCCGCATACGCTGTCCCTGCAAAGTTCGGAATCGCGGCGGCAAGAGTTAAAACTGCGGTCGAGAGGCAAAATGCTCTACGGCTGATCACTTTGGTCATGTTCCCACTCCATGTTACTGGAACGCACGAGCTTGGCCCTATGCCAGCGCACGCTGTTTTATGTGCCGCATTGATGCGGTTCGTTTCTTGAGCCAGGCCATCTTCCTCTTGGCCCGTTAATCGATGAGAGTAGGGTCAGGACAGCAGGTCCGCCAACACAACTCCATTCTGCCGCTATAGCGTTTATTTATAGCGACGGCCGCGGCGAATCCTTACCCGCGGGAGAACTCTTACTTGCGTATAACGTTACCTATCCCTGGGAGTCCTAACCCATGAATCAGGGACGACCACTTCTCAGGGAACTGTCGCAAACCGTTCGGTAACAGGGTTCGCCCTATGTCTCCAGGCAACTCCGGAGGTACATGATGTTCAAAGGCCGTCACTTCGATCGTTCAGTCATCATGCTGTGCGTTCGGTGGTATCTGGCTTATGGCCTGAGCCTGTGGAACCTGGAGGAGATGATGGCCGAGCGAGGTGTGACGGTGGATCATGCCACTATCCATCGCTGGACGGTTCACTACGCTCCGCTCCTGCTCGAGCAATTCAATCGGCGCAAGCGAGCTGTCAGCCGGAGATGGCACGTGGACGAGACGTATATTAAAGTCCGTAGGCGGTGGATGTACTTGTACCGCGCCATCGACAGCGATGGTGACACGGTCGAGTTCTGGTTCTGCGAGCGGCGCAACCTCACGGCCGCCAAACGGTTCCTGCGCCAAGCGCTGAAGCGGCACGGCCGTCCTGAGCGGATCGTTATAGACGGCAGCCAGACCAACCGGGAAGCCATACAATCCTGCGATACGGCAAGTCGGCTCCAGGATCGGTCAAGACACAAGCTGAAGCCGATCCGGATTCGGCAAAGTGCCTACCTCAACAATCGCATTGAGCAGGACCATCGCGCCGTCAAACGCCGGGTTCGACTAATGCTCGGGTTCAAGTCGATGGTATCCGCTCAGGCGATCTTAGGAGGGATCGAGATGGTTCACATGATGCGGAAAGGACAGGCGAAGTATGCCTGCCGTTCGGAATTGTCCCTCGCCGAGCAGTTCGAGCTCCTGGCCGCGTAGAGCGTGCGTGCGGGACAGGTGCCTTTTTGTCCTTAGCTAAAATTCGCGACAGAACCCGCAGAGTTCGTGCTGAATGAACGAATGGCGCTTGCGACGAAGCTCCTCGTCGAGGGCGACATATCCGTGAAGCAGATTGCGAATGCCAGCGGATTTGATGATCCAAATTATTTCGCCAAAGCTTTTCGGCGGGTATTTAACACCAGCCCAACTGAATTCCGCACAACGGGTATGTATGCGTCCCAACGGAGCACTCGCTAATTGATTCATTGGACCGGATGATCTTGAAGTTTGCCTCGAGCTACTTGAGCCCCGTGATAGTAGGGGCTCCCTGATGCTTTCAATTACCCACATTTCTGACTTAGCAGCAGTGCTTGCCTGACCAGCACCAAGCGTGATTCCTTGGTGAGCATCTCCTCATCTGTGAGAGGTGTCCCATGGACAGGGCTCTGTCTCGGCTTTCCCGTGATCTCGCTGATCTCTGCGCGCCGGGCATACGCCGGACGGCCTCCTATTCGCTCCCACGAGGCGGCGCGGGAGCTGGGCCATGACAAAGACGTCTCTTCCGACGCATCCTCTGGGAGAGGCAGCCAATGTTATTTCCTGGGTCGATCAGGAACTCGCTGGGTGCCGCTTTCGGGACAATCGTCTCGGCCAGCGCCTGCGCAAGCTCCTGACCCACATGGCCGGTGCCATTGGCGGCAGCCTTCCGCTGGCCTGCCAGGATTGGGCTAACACCAAAGCGGCCTACCGCTTCCTGTCCAATCCCAAAGTTTCCGACCATGAGATCCTTCAGGGCCATTTCCAAGCCACCCGAACCCGCTTTGCCGCCTTCGGTGGCCCTATCTTGGTCATTCAGGACACAACCGAACTGTCCTACGAAAGAGCACAGCCTGAACGGATTGGTGCGACCCGCCGGGTCAACAGCGGCCGGGACAAGGAAGGTCGCTCCAGGATGCACACGGTCTGCGGGCTGCTCATGCACTCTTGCCTGGCTGTGACCGCGGATGGGCTGCCGCTGGGGCTTTCGGCAATCAAGTTTTGGACGAGGCCTCAGTTCAAGGGCGCCCGGACGCTCAAACGCAAGATCAACCCGACCCGGGTGCCCATCGATCAGAAGGAGAGTATCCGCTGGCTGGAGTGCATGAGGCAGTCCGTGGCGCTGTTCGGTGCTCCTGAGCGCTGCATCCATATCGGCGACCGGGAGAACGACATCGACGAGTTCTTCTGCACGGCTCAGGCTCTGAGCACGCACTTCCTGGTCCGAACCTGCGTGGATCGGTTGGCGGGCGATGGCCAGCACACCATCGCGGACGAGATGGCAGAGGTGAAGGTCAAAGGACGGCATCAGGTCGAAGTTCGCAGCCCGAAAGGCGATGTGAGCCTTGCCACCGTAGAGCTCAAATACCGCCGGATCCACATCCTGCCTCCGATCGGCAAGCAGAAGCGCTATCCAGCCCTGAGCCTGACGGTGATCCACGCACAGGAGCGTCATCCACCCAAAGACCGGGCGCGGATCGACTGGAAGCTGATCACGGATCTGCCGGTACGATCCCGCGCGGACGCGATCCAGATGCTCGACTGGTACGCCATGCGCTGGAAGGTCGAGCTGTTCCACAAGATCCTCAAGTCCGGGTGCCGAGCGGAGGAGACCAAGCTGAGAACGGCCGAGCGCCTGGTGAACCTGCTCAGCATCTACTGCATCCTGAGCTGGCGGATCTTCTGGATGACGATGCTCAATCGTGTTGTTCCGGACGTGCCGCCGCGGCTGGCCTTGACGGACTTGGAAATGGACCTGCTCGACGAGCTGGTGCGAGACAAGGGCCAGGTGCTGCTGCGGAGCAAGACGCTCGCCTACTATTTAACTAAGATCGCCCGCATGGGCG from the Microvirga ossetica genome contains:
- a CDS encoding hydantoinase/oxoprolinase family protein, whose product is MAKLAFDTGGTFTDFALLDDDGDLHLHKVLSTPKNPAEAVVQGVTELLEQFGQSISLENLQVLGATTVVTNAVLERKGVETGFITTDGFRDMLRIRNEGRYDLYDLNIKYPDPLVSRANSFGVDERIAASGDVITELKEETVREIAGRLKEKGIRSVAVCLLHAYKYPQHEQRVAALLREEDPDIFVSLSSEVCPEVREFDRASTTVVNAYTRPQMSGHVAHLQREFAKKGIDRQVLWMTSSGGLVPSRRAAELPVRLIESGPAAGAVAAAEFGRIAGEGSVLSFDMGGTTAKLCLIPHGEPTVGTELEVAHYQRFRKGSGFPLKIQSIQMIEIGAGGGSIAAKNPLGLLDVGPRSAGALPGPAAYQRGGTEPTVTDADILLGYMGVESFVGGSFKVSKDAARTAIEKLANDLGVSVERCAWGIHDLVNESMSKAAAMHATDLGVDPRSLPMVAFGGAGPVHAYGIARKLGIKRIICPTGAGVTSAIGLLIAPVAVDLSASHPMAIDSWDMEVMNQVLDDLAAQGSEVVSAGGVSKDTITNRYTVDMRHIGQGYEITVQLPDRSLPKDEFLKQLLDNFYKLYRELFGRTVSAPVEVITWRLRASGEKDQVTRPHHTDVADALKGHREVYFHELGAFVATPVYDHYRLPVDEPIQGPAIVEQRESTAVVGPSGTAHVDANGNLVINIL
- the nac gene encoding nitrogen assimilation transcriptional regulator NAC; translation: MSVDFRKLKSFVKIVDTGSMSRAASVLRTAQPALSQQIASLEAHFNHKLLIRSNVGIAPTEAGLVLYRHAQLMLKQIEQAQIDINLSATTVAGRVSIGLATYSSSSALSLPLLKEMKVQHPRIVIHINDSFGHILSELIMTGKMDMALIYSADPMKGVTLQPLFREEMFLVSPSGLELPGEAGEPLPLSALNGVPLLLPSKSHLLRRLIDEALSRARVMPEVAAEIESVPALSAAVLDGLGSTILPASVATETASFAGAQVRRLVRPVIEATVSLCTSDHLPLSEPALAARSVLLATVERLMRDLHQGIRSA
- a CDS encoding aspartate transaminase, encoding MSNFVPASRVSRIKISPSTAASARARELKAAGRDIVDLTVGEPDFDTPENVKAAAHAAIDRGETKYTAVNGTPALRKAIISDYQRRLGLSYRDSEICVGGGAKQILFLALMASVENDAEVIIPAPYWVSYPDMVIANEGKPIIVECPQEKGFKLTPEALEDAITPKTLWLILNTPSNPTGAAYSRAELEALGEVLSRHPHVLVLSDDIYDQVWFEDEPTTTLVAAVPALKNRVLLTNGVSKSYAMTGWRIGYAAGPEPLVAAINKLQSQMSSCPSSVSQAAAAYALTEDQAFVTESVKVYKERRDYACARLNAILGLSCLPPAGAFYLFPNCSGVIGRKTPEGKVIENDLDFVLYLLDGVGVAALQGAAYGLSPYFRLSIATSMEVIKAGCDRIETAVAALQ
- a CDS encoding ABC transporter ATP-binding protein, encoding MADSNLSIKNLRAGYGSLDILNGVDLDVPQGQFVALMGPNGAGKSTLLKTLYGMTTIKEGSISWQGKNIAGYKSRAILGEGISFVPQGRCNFPVMTVDENLQMAAYTLRDSQVKTDRDYVYDLFPILKTRRATLAGNMSGGEQQLLEVAMAVLQRPKILLVDEPSVGLSPAAIGVVFNELLRLHASGQTILLVEQNTKKAMEVAERAIILRLGKVIWDGRPTDITHDELGELFLTGKMRGETEAIH
- a CDS encoding ABC transporter ATP-binding protein codes for the protein MSTLPILEISNLTKSYGAVKAVNDVSIHIHRGEICGLIGPNGSGKSTFFDCSTGLGKPDSGKVTLDGQDITGWSLNRIAREGRMLRSFQKTVVFKALDVEENLIIAGQMFTFPSLLSTFSLGRMSRQRVAALRERARELIRMAGLWDVRHMPAGNLSGGQQKLIQFASMLMPEPKIVLLDEPMAGINPKIIERVVETINYANKSLGVSFLVIEHNIDVVTSICERVVVLDQGRKLAEGTPQSIVQNQQVREAYLGG